In one Novosphingopyxis iocasae genomic region, the following are encoded:
- a CDS encoding cation:proton antiporter, producing the protein MHGGLSDQVSDALVILGAAGIVIPLFARFRITPIIGFILVGVLVGPAGLGSLTDQAPWLYYITITDREAIAPFAEFGIILLLFTIGLELSFKRLWEMRALVFGVGAAELIGSGLIIGLALFAMGQNAAGALGLGLALALSSTALVLPISGTTSQVGRSALAMLLFEDVAIVPIIFMLGALAPYASADGLEGLMTTVWMGAAVIAAMLVLGRFILPKLFGQAARTKSPELFLAASLLVVIVASLATSAVGLSPIVGALIAGLLIAETEYRSEVEVITEPFKGLALGVFLITVGMQIDLAVIADNWVSLVTAVIGVVVVKTIVTGALLKISGARTGTSAEAGLLMSSPSETTLIVLTAAAEAALIQPETAAFWTIVTAIGLTITPILARVGHDVSRRIELKQHDQPDEVPEDEPRTIVIGFGRVGRLVADMLKTHKQPFLCVDSDIDCVAGGRREGYPIIFGDVARPEMVDRLKLGHARALIITMDEPVLANAVVKRVRGWVPDLPIIARARDVDHAAELYRAGATDAVPETLESSLQLSEAVLVDLGVPMGPVIASIHDKRDQYRRQIMESGGLTEKPTLKTQTLRDSAPGAKPAEA; encoded by the coding sequence ATGCACGGTGGATTAAGCGACCAGGTCAGCGATGCCTTGGTGATTTTGGGCGCGGCCGGGATCGTTATTCCCCTGTTCGCGCGGTTCCGGATCACGCCGATTATCGGCTTCATCCTGGTCGGTGTGCTCGTCGGCCCGGCAGGACTGGGCTCCCTGACCGATCAGGCACCATGGCTCTATTACATCACGATCACGGACCGTGAGGCGATCGCCCCGTTCGCCGAGTTCGGGATTATCCTTCTGCTCTTCACCATCGGTCTGGAGCTAAGTTTCAAGCGATTGTGGGAGATGCGCGCGCTCGTTTTCGGCGTCGGCGCGGCGGAGCTGATCGGATCGGGCTTGATCATCGGCCTGGCGCTGTTCGCCATGGGCCAGAACGCAGCCGGCGCGCTGGGCCTTGGCCTCGCGCTCGCCCTCTCCTCGACTGCGCTGGTGCTGCCGATTTCGGGCACCACCAGTCAGGTCGGGCGCTCGGCGCTCGCCATGTTGCTCTTTGAAGATGTCGCCATCGTGCCGATCATCTTCATGCTCGGCGCGCTAGCACCTTATGCATCCGCCGACGGCCTCGAAGGGCTGATGACGACCGTGTGGATGGGCGCCGCCGTCATCGCCGCCATGCTGGTGCTGGGGCGCTTCATCCTGCCCAAGTTGTTCGGCCAGGCGGCGCGCACCAAAAGCCCGGAGCTGTTCCTCGCCGCATCGCTGCTTGTCGTGATCGTCGCCAGCCTCGCCACGAGCGCGGTCGGCCTTTCGCCCATCGTGGGCGCGCTGATCGCGGGCCTGCTGATCGCGGAAACCGAATATCGCAGCGAAGTCGAGGTGATTACCGAGCCGTTCAAGGGCCTGGCACTCGGCGTGTTCCTCATCACCGTCGGCATGCAGATCGATCTCGCGGTCATCGCCGACAACTGGGTGTCGCTGGTCACCGCGGTCATAGGCGTGGTGGTGGTGAAGACGATCGTCACCGGCGCGCTTCTGAAAATCTCGGGCGCGCGCACCGGCACTTCGGCAGAAGCGGGTCTGTTGATGTCCAGCCCGTCAGAAACCACGTTGATCGTGCTTACCGCCGCTGCCGAAGCCGCGCTGATCCAGCCCGAAACCGCTGCTTTCTGGACCATCGTTACCGCCATCGGCCTCACCATCACGCCGATCCTCGCGCGCGTCGGCCACGACGTGTCCCGCCGGATCGAACTGAAGCAGCATGATCAGCCGGACGAAGTGCCGGAGGACGAACCACGCACCATCGTCATTGGCTTTGGACGGGTCGGGCGGCTGGTGGCCGACATGCTGAAAACGCACAAACAGCCCTTTCTGTGCGTCGATTCGGACATCGATTGCGTGGCTGGTGGCCGGCGGGAAGGCTATCCGATCATCTTCGGCGATGTCGCCCGGCCCGAAATGGTGGACCGGCTGAAGCTGGGTCATGCCCGCGCGCTCATCATTACCATGGATGAGCCCGTGCTGGCCAATGCGGTGGTGAAGCGTGTGCGCGGCTGGGTACCCGACCTGCCGATCATCGCCCGCGCGCGCGATGTCGATCACGCCGCAGAGCTATATCGCGCCGGGGCGACGGACGCGGTACCCGAGACGCTGGAATCCTCGTTGCAATTGTCGGAGGCGGTGCTGGTGGACTTGGGCGTGCCGATGGGTCCGGTGATCGCATCAATCCATGACAAGCGCGATCAGTACCGGCGTCAGATTATGGAGAGCGGCGGGCTGACCGAAAAACCGACGCTGAAGACGCAAACCCTGCGCGACAGCGCACCCGGCGCCAAGCCCGCCGAAGCTTGA
- a CDS encoding GNAT family N-acetyltransferase → MSSTAKARLEVRQAKISDIPAIAQLIRRVYKDMPPYTHGELRGQMNNFREGQFVAVLDDELVGYCASSRISGSIALQPHDWEEISGNGFGSRHNPAGDWLYGYEMCVDPKTRGTRIGKRLYEERRTLAERLELRGIVFGGRMPGYARAKRLKKVESPEDYIEQVQAKKLRDPVIGFQLANGFEPMGVLKNYLPEDKASKANAAHMVWKNPYVDHDSPKQFRVPRDVEQVRLATVQLQARAVKDFEDFIGNIEYFVDVAADYESDFVVFPELFTLMLLSSEEKELSPQEAIEALSRWTPRIREELSRMAMNYNINIIGGSHPTRTDDGEIQNVAYICLRDGAIHEQEKIHPTPNERYWWNIKGGDSIDVIQTDCGPIGVLICYDSEFPELARRLVDEGARIIFTPFCTDSRQGYLRVRYCCQARAIENQCFVVMSGNVGNLPNVHNMDIQYAQSCILTPCDFPFARDGIAAEATENVETLTISDVNLADLAWARSEGTVRNLTDRRFDLYHIEWDKSVGKERRPRTGREPIGPATPGGG, encoded by the coding sequence ATGTCCAGCACCGCCAAGGCCCGGCTCGAAGTCCGGCAGGCCAAGATCTCCGATATCCCCGCGATCGCGCAGCTGATCCGGCGGGTGTACAAGGACATGCCGCCCTATACCCATGGCGAGCTGCGCGGGCAGATGAACAATTTCCGCGAAGGGCAGTTCGTCGCGGTTCTGGATGACGAATTGGTGGGCTATTGCGCGTCCTCCCGCATCTCCGGCTCGATCGCGCTGCAACCGCATGACTGGGAAGAGATCAGCGGCAACGGCTTCGGCTCGCGCCACAATCCGGCGGGCGACTGGCTTTACGGCTATGAGATGTGCGTCGATCCCAAAACGCGCGGCACCCGCATCGGCAAGCGCCTGTACGAAGAGCGCCGCACGCTGGCCGAGCGGTTGGAGCTGCGCGGCATCGTCTTCGGCGGCCGCATGCCCGGCTATGCCCGCGCCAAGCGCCTGAAGAAGGTGGAAAGCCCGGAAGACTATATCGAACAGGTGCAGGCCAAGAAGCTGCGCGATCCGGTGATCGGCTTCCAGCTCGCCAACGGGTTCGAGCCGATGGGCGTCCTGAAAAACTATCTGCCCGAGGACAAGGCGTCCAAGGCCAATGCCGCGCACATGGTCTGGAAGAACCCCTATGTGGACCATGACAGCCCCAAGCAGTTCCGCGTGCCGCGCGACGTGGAGCAGGTGCGCCTCGCCACCGTGCAACTGCAGGCGCGCGCGGTGAAGGATTTCGAGGATTTCATCGGGAATATCGAATATTTCGTGGACGTTGCCGCCGACTATGAAAGCGATTTCGTCGTTTTCCCGGAGCTGTTCACGCTGATGCTACTTTCCTCCGAGGAGAAGGAGCTTTCGCCGCAGGAGGCGATCGAGGCCCTGTCGCGCTGGACGCCGCGTATCCGCGAAGAACTGTCGCGCATGGCGATGAACTACAACATCAACATCATCGGCGGATCGCACCCCACGCGTACCGATGACGGCGAAATCCAGAACGTCGCCTATATCTGCCTGCGCGACGGCGCGATCCACGAGCAGGAGAAGATCCACCCCACGCCGAACGAGCGTTACTGGTGGAACATCAAGGGCGGCGACAGCATCGACGTGATCCAGACCGATTGCGGCCCGATCGGCGTGCTGATCTGCTATGACAGCGAATTCCCCGAACTTGCCCGCCGCCTGGTGGACGAAGGCGCGCGGATCATCTTCACGCCCTTCTGCACCGACAGCCGCCAGGGCTATCTGCGCGTGCGCTATTGCTGCCAAGCCCGCGCCATCGAGAACCAGTGCTTCGTCGTGATGAGCGGCAATGTCGGCAATCTGCCGAACGTGCACAATATGGACATCCAGTACGCGCAAAGCTGCATCCTGACGCCCTGCGACTTCCCCTTCGCGCGCGACGGCATTGCCGCCGAAGCCACCGAAAATGTGGAGACGCTGACAATCAGCGATGTGAACTTGGCCGATCTTGCCTGGGCACGCAGCGAAGGCACGGTGCGCAACCTGACCGACCGCCGGTTCGACCTTTATCATATCGAATGGGACAAGAGCGTGGGCAAGGAACGCCGCCCGCGTACCGGGCGCGAGCCGATCGGACCGGCCACCCCCGGCGGCGGCTGA
- the nth gene encoding endonuclease III, with product MKKADIVDLFSRLAEDNPEPVTELEYGNDYQLLVAVTLSAQSTDVGVNKATRKLFEEVKTPQAMIDLGVDGLKEHIKTIGLYNNKAKNVVALSEALVADHDGEVPEDRDALTALPGVGRKTANVVMNSAFGAETFAVDTHIFRVCNRTGLAPGKTVLAVEKKLDKAVPAPFRVHAHHWLILHGRYVCKARTPECWRCHIADLCRYKPKTLSPEERKASKKKA from the coding sequence ATGAAAAAAGCCGATATCGTCGATCTCTTCTCCCGGCTGGCCGAGGACAATCCGGAGCCGGTGACCGAGCTGGAATATGGCAATGATTACCAGCTTCTGGTCGCGGTCACCCTGTCCGCCCAGTCCACCGATGTCGGCGTCAACAAGGCCACGCGAAAGCTGTTCGAGGAGGTGAAGACCCCGCAGGCGATGATCGATCTCGGCGTCGACGGGCTGAAAGAGCACATCAAGACCATCGGGCTTTATAACAACAAGGCGAAGAACGTTGTTGCGCTGTCCGAGGCGCTGGTGGCCGATCATGACGGCGAAGTGCCGGAGGACCGCGACGCGCTCACCGCCCTGCCTGGGGTCGGGCGCAAGACCGCGAATGTGGTGATGAATTCGGCCTTCGGGGCGGAAACCTTCGCCGTCGATACGCACATCTTCCGCGTATGCAATCGCACCGGCCTGGCGCCCGGCAAGACGGTGCTGGCGGTGGAGAAGAAGCTCGACAAGGCGGTGCCCGCGCCCTTCCGCGTTCACGCGCATCACTGGCTGATCCTGCATGGCCGCTACGTCTGCAAAGCGCGCACGCCCGAATGCTGGCGCTGCCACATCGCGGACCTTTGCCGCTATAAACCCAAAACCTTATCGCCCGAGGAGCGGAAGGCATCGAAGAAGAAGGCCTGA
- a CDS encoding HNH endonuclease: protein MEEEGLICWLCGRPLGRKVEYHHPVPKSRGGRATVPVHPICHRTLHATFSNAELERQFSEPDKLRAHPDIAKFLCWIARKPPDFHAPTRRRK, encoded by the coding sequence ATCGAAGAAGAAGGCCTGATCTGCTGGCTGTGCGGGCGCCCACTGGGCCGCAAGGTGGAATATCACCACCCCGTGCCCAAAAGCCGCGGCGGACGGGCCACCGTCCCGGTGCACCCGATCTGCCACCGGACGCTGCATGCCACGTTCTCAAATGCAGAGCTGGAGCGGCAGTTCAGCGAACCGGACAAGCTACGCGCGCACCCGGATATCGCGAAATTCCTGTGCTGGATCGCTCGGAAACCGCCCGATTTCCACGCGCCCACCCGCAGAAGGAAATAG
- the dapB gene encoding 4-hydroxy-tetrahydrodipicolinate reductase, translated as MTAIGIVGSQGRMGRAIAAAIKETQGAELAGGVDHEGDVAALTKTADVLVDFSSPDALEVTLDACAAAGTPILIGTTGLAERHHYLIDDAARDIAIIQTGNTSLGVTMLAALVRDTAERLGEDWDIEILEMHHRHKVDAPSGTARLLGEAAAEGRGVSLAEVTEEGRAGLTGPRADGAIGFASLRGGSVAGDHRVIFAGQDERIELAHIAEDRVIFARGAVKGALWLPGRDAGRYDMTNVLGI; from the coding sequence ATGACCGCCATTGGAATCGTCGGCAGCCAAGGCCGCATGGGCCGCGCCATCGCCGCCGCCATCAAGGAAACGCAAGGCGCCGAACTGGCGGGCGGGGTCGATCATGAAGGCGATGTCGCGGCGCTCACCAAGACGGCAGACGTTTTGGTCGATTTCTCTTCCCCCGATGCGCTGGAGGTGACGCTGGACGCCTGCGCCGCTGCGGGCACGCCGATCCTGATCGGCACCACCGGGCTGGCCGAGCGCCATCACTATCTGATCGACGACGCCGCGCGCGATATCGCCATTATCCAGACCGGCAACACCTCGCTGGGCGTCACAATGCTCGCCGCGCTCGTGCGCGATACAGCGGAGCGACTGGGCGAAGATTGGGACATCGAAATCCTGGAAATGCACCATCGCCACAAGGTGGACGCACCATCCGGCACCGCGCGCCTTCTGGGCGAGGCGGCGGCGGAAGGCCGCGGCGTTTCGCTGGCCGAGGTTACCGAGGAAGGCCGTGCAGGCCTTACCGGACCCCGCGCGGACGGAGCGATCGGCTTTGCGTCCTTACGCGGCGGATCGGTGGCGGGCGACCACCGGGTAATCTTTGCAGGGCAGGACGAGCGCATCGAACTGGCCCACATCGCGGAGGACCGCGTCATCTTCGCCCGCGGCGCCGTGAAGGGCGCGCTCTGGCTGCCCGGCCGCGATGCCGGACGCTATGACATGACCAATGTGCTGGGGATTTGA
- a CDS encoding autotransporter assembly complex protein TamA, producing the protein MQAGVRLWPVYDGEGAGRSIKLLLACAIATAPSALLAQQDGGASASTDSTAQQPENPSGQQPADPIISNEEFEKVVPELDPTMDAPLESMEDFTARQDALDAEAEQNRKAADAGNAEALPAAQDGDAEEQLADAPITDPAIDDPLPALADFQVEPVTIEGETPDNQDVEIKYAYRIEGLEPVEKAVEDNNVRDTFAELSALKDGDGTAANAAQVQARLTSDQQLMVTILESEGYYDASVTGGIELPQQAGGEATAILNVQPGERYTFGSITLDSPPIVPPNLLTSNFGLKVGNPIIAANVLAAEANLSVIAPQNGYPFFEIGQRDILLDSVPATGAYTLPITPGARSSFGGFETSGDLAFDAEHVALLARFERGDLYDSRKTDDLRQALVATGLFNTVTVEPKQTGETAPDGTEYVTLDVVQNAGPPRTIAGSAGYGTGQGFRVEGSWQHRNLFPPEGALIAHAVAGTQEQGAGVTFRRSNAGKRDRTVELTLNALRNDFDAYNALTGRLAGRISYDSTPIWQKPLTYGYGFELVGSYEEGYNEALGAREKELYFIGALPGQVTFDQSNDLLNPTKGYRLTARLSPEVALNDGTRTYARTLLEATAYQPFGESFVLAGRVRAGAIAGIDRNDLAPSRRYYAGGGGSVRGYGYQQLGPKDPNGRPIGGRSLNEASIEGRYRFGNYGIVAFVDAGQVYESVLPKGKDLRYGAGIGGRFYTNFGPFRLDVATPINRQPGESIVSVYVSIGQAF; encoded by the coding sequence ATGCAAGCAGGGGTGAGGTTGTGGCCGGTGTATGACGGCGAGGGAGCAGGTCGCTCCATAAAATTGCTTCTTGCCTGTGCGATTGCCACCGCGCCATCAGCGCTTCTGGCGCAGCAGGACGGCGGTGCTAGCGCATCCACCGACAGTACAGCGCAGCAGCCGGAAAATCCTTCCGGGCAGCAGCCGGCCGACCCGATCATTTCGAACGAGGAGTTCGAAAAGGTGGTGCCCGAGCTTGATCCCACGATGGATGCGCCGCTCGAATCGATGGAAGATTTCACCGCGCGCCAGGACGCGCTCGATGCCGAGGCGGAGCAGAACCGCAAGGCAGCCGATGCCGGCAATGCCGAGGCGCTGCCCGCCGCGCAGGACGGCGATGCCGAAGAGCAGCTTGCCGATGCGCCGATCACCGATCCCGCGATCGACGACCCCCTCCCCGCGCTGGCCGACTTCCAGGTCGAGCCGGTAACGATTGAGGGTGAGACGCCCGACAATCAAGACGTCGAAATCAAATATGCCTACCGCATCGAAGGGCTGGAGCCGGTCGAAAAGGCGGTGGAAGACAACAATGTCCGCGATACCTTTGCCGAGCTTTCGGCGCTGAAGGACGGCGACGGCACCGCCGCCAATGCCGCGCAGGTGCAGGCGCGCCTCACCAGCGACCAGCAGCTGATGGTCACGATCTTGGAGAGCGAAGGCTATTACGATGCCAGCGTGACCGGCGGGATCGAGCTTCCGCAGCAGGCAGGAGGCGAAGCCACCGCCATCCTGAACGTGCAGCCAGGCGAGCGTTACACTTTCGGTTCGATCACGCTGGATTCGCCGCCGATCGTGCCGCCGAATTTGCTCACCAGCAATTTCGGACTGAAGGTCGGCAATCCGATTATTGCGGCCAACGTCCTGGCGGCCGAGGCCAATCTCTCGGTCATCGCGCCGCAAAACGGCTATCCTTTCTTCGAGATCGGCCAGCGCGATATCCTGCTGGATTCCGTGCCCGCGACCGGTGCCTACACGCTTCCCATCACGCCCGGGGCCCGTTCCAGCTTCGGCGGGTTCGAAACCAGCGGCGATCTGGCTTTTGATGCCGAACATGTCGCGCTGCTCGCCCGGTTCGAGCGCGGAGACCTGTACGATAGCCGCAAGACCGACGATCTGCGCCAGGCGCTGGTCGCGACCGGGCTGTTCAACACCGTCACGGTGGAGCCGAAGCAAACCGGCGAAACCGCGCCCGATGGCACCGAATATGTGACGCTGGATGTCGTGCAGAACGCGGGGCCGCCGCGCACCATCGCGGGAAGCGCGGGCTACGGCACCGGCCAGGGCTTCCGAGTGGAAGGCAGCTGGCAGCACCGCAATCTCTTCCCACCGGAGGGCGCGCTCATCGCCCATGCGGTGGCGGGAACGCAGGAACAGGGCGCGGGCGTCACCTTCCGACGCTCCAATGCGGGCAAGCGGGACCGGACGGTCGAGCTAACGCTGAACGCCCTGCGCAACGACTTCGACGCCTATAACGCGCTCACCGGCCGCCTTGCCGGACGGATCAGCTATGACAGCACGCCGATCTGGCAGAAGCCGCTGACCTATGGCTATGGCTTCGAACTCGTCGGCTCCTATGAAGAGGGTTATAACGAAGCGCTTGGCGCACGTGAGAAGGAGCTATACTTCATCGGCGCGCTGCCGGGCCAGGTGACATTCGATCAGTCGAACGATCTGCTGAACCCCACCAAGGGCTATCGCCTCACCGCACGCCTTTCGCCCGAAGTCGCGCTGAACGACGGAACGCGCACCTATGCGCGCACGCTGCTGGAGGCGACCGCTTATCAGCCGTTCGGCGAAAGTTTCGTGCTGGCGGGCCGGGTGCGTGCAGGCGCGATTGCCGGGATCGATCGCAACGACCTTGCACCCTCACGCCGTTATTATGCGGGCGGCGGCGGATCGGTGCGCGGATATGGTTATCAGCAGCTTGGTCCCAAAGATCCGAACGGTCGCCCGATCGGGGGACGCAGCCTCAATGAAGCCTCGATCGAAGGACGCTATCGGTTCGGCAATTACGGCATTGTCGCCTTCGTCGACGCGGGTCAGGTCTATGAAAGCGTTCTGCCGAAGGGCAAGGACCTGCGCTACGGCGCGGGCATCGGCGGGCGGTTCTATACCAATTTCGGCCCCTTCCGTCTGGATGTCGCAACCCCGATCAATCGCCAGCCGGGTGAAAGCATCGTATCCGTCTATGTTTCGATCGGGCAGGCCTTCTGA
- a CDS encoding YihY/virulence factor BrkB family protein produces the protein MEEAAAPEGNNRERAQLEYGMEARTPWQLPMRAWWQILKRCFVMNGFHNLPLLAAGVAFYTFLSVTPLLASTVLLYGLIGNAQTVEKSMQAIIQVVPSDAARLIQEQLSSAVETSGGVAGLALGVSLFLAIFGASRASKGLIGALNIINEEHETRSIIRFNLTALGLTVAAIFVAVVGIGSASVFAVLRTIDIGVADRAISGLIQVLTWVFALLLGSFGFGLINRFGPDRRAAKWQWLTPGSLMSTLLWIVVSFGFSLYVAFISDYNATYGSLSGIVVFLMWLFLSCYSLLLGALLNAEAERQTAFDSTIGPARPAGDRGAVLADLHLADEVDAKVLEKRRVRRANRAARKASRDGADLGDEAQPS, from the coding sequence ATGGAAGAAGCTGCGGCGCCGGAAGGCAACAATCGGGAGAGGGCGCAGCTTGAATATGGCATGGAAGCGCGCACGCCCTGGCAGTTGCCGATGCGCGCATGGTGGCAAATTCTGAAGCGCTGTTTCGTCATGAACGGCTTTCATAATCTTCCGCTACTGGCGGCGGGCGTCGCATTTTATACCTTCCTTTCCGTTACTCCTCTCCTTGCCTCCACTGTCCTGCTTTACGGCCTGATCGGTAATGCTCAGACGGTGGAAAAATCGATGCAGGCGATCATTCAGGTGGTTCCCAGCGATGCCGCGCGGCTGATCCAGGAACAGTTGAGCTCTGCGGTGGAAACCAGCGGCGGCGTGGCAGGCCTTGCCCTTGGCGTCAGTCTTTTCCTGGCGATTTTTGGAGCATCGCGCGCGTCGAAGGGGCTGATCGGCGCGCTCAACATCATCAACGAAGAGCATGAGACCCGCTCCATCATCCGCTTTAATCTCACCGCACTGGGATTAACCGTTGCGGCGATTTTCGTCGCGGTCGTCGGCATCGGTTCGGCATCGGTTTTCGCGGTCTTGCGCACTATCGATATCGGCGTGGCGGACAGGGCCATTTCTGGCCTGATCCAGGTCCTCACCTGGGTATTCGCGTTGCTGCTGGGAAGCTTCGGCTTCGGTCTCATCAACCGATTCGGGCCGGATCGGCGCGCGGCAAAGTGGCAGTGGCTGACGCCGGGATCGCTGATGTCCACGCTGCTCTGGATCGTGGTGAGCTTCGGTTTCAGCCTCTATGTCGCATTCATTTCCGACTACAACGCCACCTATGGTTCGCTCTCGGGCATCGTGGTGTTCCTGATGTGGCTCTTCCTCTCCTGCTATTCGCTGCTGCTGGGCGCGCTGCTGAATGCCGAAGCGGAACGGCAGACCGCGTTTGACAGCACAATCGGGCCGGCGCGGCCTGCGGGCGATCGCGGGGCGGTGCTGGCTGACCTGCATCTGGCCGACGAGGTTGATGCCAAGGTGCTCGAAAAGCGCCGGGTGCGCCGGGCGAACCGCGCTGCGCGAAAGGCCTCGCGCGATGGTGCAGACCTGGGGGATGAGGCACAGCCAAGCTGA